One Siniperca chuatsi isolate FFG_IHB_CAS linkage group LG8, ASM2008510v1, whole genome shotgun sequence DNA segment encodes these proteins:
- the slitrk4 gene encoding SLIT and NTRK-like protein 4: MLLVLLLAAFSSSISGSLSSSLSSPSMSDGPQMADPSASDLMAETCSACSCMSVENVLYVNCEKITVYRPTQLIPPASSLYHLNFQNNFLIILYPNSFLNFTHAVSLQLGNNKLQNIEGGAFMGMSSLKQLHLNNNELKVLRADTFQGIENLEYLQADYNLIKYIEKGAFNKLHKLKVLILNDNLIQALPDNIFRFASLTHLDIRGNRIQKLPYLGVLEHIGRIVELQLDDNPWNCTCDLAPLKAWLENMPYNIFIGEAICETPSDLYGRLLKETNKQELCPMGTGSDFDVRMPPAPPDNGQSPSKMSPTTVAPIATKAPKTTDSSKIYGNGIVAGLPPFGRNSQIVSFQTRTPPLLCPQPCSCKAHPSDFGISVSCQERNIKNLADLIPKPPNAKKLHLSGNYIRDISPTDFQGFEGLDLLHLGSNQIVTVQKGVFANLTNLRRLYLNGNQLEQLHPEMFLGLSNLQYLYLEYNAIKEILAGTFDSMPNLQLLYLNNNVLRSLPAYVFSGVSLARLNLKNNHFMTLPVSGVLDQLRSLTQIDLEGNPWECSCDLVALKLWLEKLSDGVAAKEVKCASPVQFSNIELRLLKNEILCPKLVARPPFILTSATPVLTSVSPAGVGKAPPGGPVPLSIMILSILVVLILTVFVAFCLLVFVLRRNKKPVGRQEGLGNQECGSMSLQLRRHSHKSGKKGSIPGDDLGGETFIPQTIEHIGKSHTCGIGRSSDMDAGFKFADSQRQKIILRNSADKDKDSLSTLERNKRLSTIDELEEFLPHREPSMFIQNFLDSKRDFNSIGMGGYEIRYPEKTLDKKMKKSSLIGGNHSKIVVEQRKSEYYELKAKLQGTPDYLQVLEEQTALSKM, from the coding sequence ATGCTGCTCGTACTCCTACTGGcagccttttcttcttccatctccggctccctctcctcctccctctcctccccctccatgTCGGACGGACCCCAGATGGCAGACCCGTCCGCCTCGGACTTGATGGCTGAGACCTGCAGCGCCTGCTCCTGCATGTCGGTGGAAAACGTGCTGTACGTCAACTGCGAGAAGATCACTGTCTATCGACCCACGCAGCTCATCCCACCGGCCTCGTCCCTATACCACCTGAACTTCCAAAACAACTTCTTAATCATACTATACCCAAACTCGTTCCTTAACTTTACCCATGCTGTGTCACTGCAGCTGGGGAACAATAAACTGCAGAACATTGAAGGTGGAGCGTTCATGGGGATGAGCTCATTGAAACAGCTGCACCTGAACAATAATGAGTTAAAGGTGCTGCGAGCAGACACTTTCCAAGGGATAGAAAACTTGGAATATCTTCAGGCTGACTACAACTTGATAAAATACATTGAAAAGGGAGCATTTAACAAACTGCACAAGCTAAAAGTGCTCATCCTGAATGATAATCTCATACAGGCACTTCCTGACAACATATTTCGCTTTGCCTCGCTCACACACCTGGATATAAGGGGGAACAGGATCCAGAAGCTTCCTTATTTGGGGGTTCTGGAGCATATTGGGCGCATTGTAGAGCTGCAGCTGGATGACAACCCCTGGAATTGTACCTGTGATTTAGCACCTCTCAAGGCATGGCTTGAAAACATGCCCTATAATATTTTTATCGGCGAGGCCATATGTGAAACACCAAGTGACTTGTACGGGAGGCTCCTGAAAGAAACCAACAAACAGGAGCTTTGTCCCATGGGAACAGGAAGTGACTTTGATGTAAGGATGCCGCCCGCACCGCCTGATAATGGGCAGTCACCCTCCAAAATGTCCCCAACTACGGTGGCTCCCATAGCCACAAAAGCGCCAAAAACCACTGACTCATCTAAGATTTACGGTAATGGTATTGTGGCTGGTTTACCCCCTTTTGGAAGAAATAGCCAGATTGTTTCCTTTCAGACACGGACCCCTCCATTGTTGTGTCCACAGCCCTGCAGCTGTAAAGCCCACCCCTCTGACTTTGGCATCAGCGTCAGCTGTCAGGAGAGGAATATTAAAAATTTAGCTGATCTCATTCCCAAACCCCCAAATGCCAAGAAACTTCACCTGAGTGGGAATTACATCCGTGACATAAGCCCAACTGATTTCCAAGGGTTTGAGGGCTTAGATTTGCTACATCTTGGCAGCAATCAAATTGTCACAGTCCAGAAAGGCGTGTTTGCTAACCTCACTAACTTAAGGAGACTGTATTTGAATGGAAACCAACTTGAACAGTTACACCCAGAGATGTTTCTGGGCCTCTCAAACCTACAGTACCTATATTTGGAATACAATGCCATAAAAGAAATATTAGCGGGCACATTTGATTCAATGCCGAACCTGCAACTCCTGTATCTCAACAACAATGTTCTGCGGAGTCTCCCCGCCTACGTGTTTTCGGGTGTCTCTTTAGCCAGACTGAATCTGAAAAACAACCACTTCATGACCCTGCCAGTGAGTGGTGTCTTGGACCAGCTGCGATCATTGACCCAGATAGACCTGGAAGGCAACCCGTGGGAGTGTTCCTGCGATCTTGTCGCCCTCAAACTCTGGCTAGAGAAGCTAAGTGATGGAGTGGCTGCCAAAGAGGTGAAATGTGCCTCCCCTGTGCAGTTCTCCAACATAGAGCTGCGCCTCTTGAAAAATGAGATCCTGTGCCCTAAACTTGTTGCGAGACCACCGTTTATTCTCACTAGCGCCACCCCTGTATTGACCTCAGTGTCGCCTGCCGGAGTTGGCAAAGCACCACCGGGAGGGCCGGTGCCCCTCTCCATCATGATCCTCAGCATCCTCGTAGTACTTATCCTTACTGTGTTCGTGGCCTTCTGCCTTCTAGTCTTTGTCCTGAGGCGGAATAAAAAACCAGTGGGCAGGCAGGAGGGGCTTGGGAATCAGGAGTGCGGCTCCATGTCGTTGCAGCTCCGCAGACACAGCCACAAATCTGGCAAAAAAGGCTCCATCCCCGGAGACGACTTGGGAGGCGAGACATTCATCCCCCAGACCATCGAGCACATTGGCAAGAGCCACACCTGTGGGATCGGACGTTCCTCAGACATGGATGCTGGGTTTAAGTTTGCAGACTCGCAGAGGCAGAAGATCATCCTCCGGAACAGTGCCGACAAGGATAAAGACTCGCTTTCCACCCTGGAGCGCAACAAACGCCTCAGCACCATCGACGAACTCGAGGAGTTTCTCCCCCACAGAGAGCCCAGCATGTTCATCCAGAACTTCCTGGACAGCAAAAGAGATTTCAACAGTATAGGGATGGGCGGGTACGAAATCCGCTACCCGGAGAAAACGCTGGATAAAAAGATGAAGAAGTCGTCGCTGATAGGCGGGAACCACAGTAAGATCGTGGTGGAGCAGAGAAAAAGTGAGTATTACGAGCTGAAAGCCAAGCTCCAAGGAACACCTGATTACCTgcaggtgctggaggagcagACTGCGCTGAGTAAAATGTAG